In a genomic window of Occallatibacter riparius:
- a CDS encoding metallophosphoesterase, protein MKSNLQGQDKLSRRLLLIILLLLPTFIAPFGMAQAAQPWFFAVLADPQLGMYAKDQNFTQESANLEFVVASLNRLHPRFVVVCGDLTNRTGDATEIAEYKRILQKLDPAIPVHNVPGNHDVGNEPTPNTLNSYRQAFGRDYYSFSADGILGIVLNSSLIGSPTQVTDEAQKQEQWLENTLTEARAHRGREVVVFQHIPYFLHDPAEKDDYFNLPASIRRKYLDFLERGNVHYVFAGHYHRNAGGKDGSLNESVSGAVGLPIGGSLSGFRLVTVDGSKLESRWYCLADIPNQVQPPNLPPTHCPQ, encoded by the coding sequence GTGAAATCGAATCTCCAGGGGCAGGACAAATTGTCGCGGCGGCTCCTTCTTATCATCTTGCTCTTGCTGCCGACCTTCATTGCCCCATTCGGAATGGCTCAAGCCGCGCAGCCATGGTTTTTTGCGGTACTGGCCGATCCGCAACTGGGCATGTACGCCAAGGACCAGAACTTCACCCAGGAGAGCGCAAACCTCGAGTTTGTTGTGGCCAGCTTGAACCGGCTGCATCCGCGATTCGTGGTGGTCTGCGGCGACCTGACCAACCGTACAGGCGATGCAACGGAGATAGCTGAGTACAAACGCATTCTCCAAAAGTTGGACCCGGCAATTCCCGTCCATAACGTGCCGGGAAATCACGACGTCGGGAATGAACCCACCCCGAATACCCTCAATAGCTATCGCCAGGCATTTGGGCGCGACTACTACTCCTTTTCGGCAGATGGCATTCTCGGCATCGTCTTGAATTCAAGCCTGATAGGGTCGCCGACGCAGGTGACGGATGAAGCGCAGAAACAGGAGCAGTGGCTCGAAAACACTCTCACTGAAGCCCGGGCGCACCGAGGTCGCGAGGTAGTTGTCTTCCAGCATATTCCCTACTTCCTCCACGACCCGGCAGAGAAAGATGATTACTTCAATCTGCCGGCCTCCATCCGTCGCAAGTACCTCGATTTCCTTGAACGAGGCAATGTGCATTATGTTTTCGCGGGGCACTATCACCGCAATGCGGGTGGTAAAGACGGATCGCTGAATGAGAGCGTCAGTGGCGCCGTGGGCTTGCCCATCGGCGGATCGCTGTCGGGATTCAGGTTGGTCACCGTCGATGGAAGCAAGCTCGAGTCGCGATGGTATTGCCTTGCGGACATACCTAATCAGGTGCAGCCGCCCAATCTGCCGCCGACGCATTGTCCGCAGTGA
- a CDS encoding ABC transporter ATP-binding protein, whose translation MQAQAASPIILAENLSKVYRSGRIEVPAVRGVSFAVQRGEFVAIVGPSGSGKSTLFYLLGGLTQASSGRVVIDGVDFATLNDAQRTQLRRHRIAFVFQKFNLLPTLSAMGNIEVAYSVSGRKEPLDRAYLDHLSDMLSIKGRLVHRPSELSGGEQQRVAIARALVTHPSIVLADEPTGNLDTKNSDVVLSMLQHCNRELGQTVLMITHNPEAAAIADRILHMRDGEIVRVEKGRGGGSHSTGQAETGRSAQV comes from the coding sequence GTGCAGGCACAAGCGGCGTCGCCCATCATTCTGGCTGAAAATTTGAGCAAAGTTTATCGTTCAGGACGGATCGAGGTCCCGGCGGTGCGCGGGGTTTCATTCGCGGTGCAGCGCGGCGAGTTTGTTGCGATTGTAGGGCCGTCGGGATCGGGCAAGTCGACGCTGTTCTACCTGCTGGGAGGCTTGACGCAGGCGTCGAGTGGACGCGTGGTGATTGACGGCGTGGATTTCGCCACGCTGAACGATGCGCAGCGGACGCAGTTGCGTCGGCATCGGATCGCCTTCGTCTTCCAGAAATTCAATCTACTGCCAACGTTGTCCGCGATGGGGAATATCGAGGTGGCGTACTCGGTGAGCGGGCGCAAGGAACCGCTGGATCGGGCGTATCTGGACCACCTGAGCGACATGCTGTCGATCAAGGGCCGGCTGGTGCACCGACCGTCTGAGCTGAGCGGCGGCGAGCAGCAGCGGGTGGCGATCGCGCGTGCGCTGGTAACGCATCCCTCGATTGTGCTGGCCGACGAGCCGACCGGGAATCTGGATACGAAGAACTCGGACGTAGTTTTAAGTATGTTGCAGCATTGCAATCGCGAACTGGGGCAGACGGTGCTGATGATTACACATAACCCTGAGGCGGCGGCGATTGCGGACCGCATTCTGCATATGCGCGACGGCGAGATTGTGCGCGTCGAGAAGGGCCGGGGTGGGGGCTCCCACAGCACGGGACAGGCGGAGACGGGTCGGAGCGCGCAGGTTTGA
- a CDS encoding class I SAM-dependent methyltransferase, whose translation MATKGHHGHMLWVGVLGFLAGAAFLFYAPSLKAVSSTLFLFAGFHVAGAAIMFASAYVIGADKLLARFTPRRRNHTFNFGWAPAWTLGPIIAAAILFAAAILIEIAATHYWPAALIFTLLAACFFVGGIFARSVTRVDDAVLPMVALTPVGVENPIILDAGCGSGRTTIALARALTQGTIVALDRFDAGYIEGGGRTLIEQNLRLAGLRDRVRITPGDITRLGLPDATFDAAVSAHAMDHLGRSTAQGLREIHRVLKPGARFLLIVWVPGWTMFTIANVLSFFLASPRVWRRRVAEAGFRLADEGRFNGYWFAVLERPD comes from the coding sequence ATGGCAACCAAAGGTCATCACGGGCACATGCTTTGGGTCGGCGTCCTCGGCTTCCTCGCCGGTGCCGCCTTCCTCTTCTACGCCCCCAGCCTCAAGGCCGTGTCCAGCACCCTCTTCCTCTTCGCGGGATTCCACGTGGCTGGCGCCGCCATCATGTTCGCCTCCGCTTACGTGATCGGCGCCGACAAACTCCTGGCGCGCTTTACTCCCCGCCGCCGCAATCACACCTTCAACTTCGGCTGGGCTCCGGCATGGACACTCGGCCCCATAATTGCCGCGGCCATCCTGTTCGCCGCCGCCATCCTCATCGAAATCGCAGCCACGCACTACTGGCCGGCCGCCCTCATCTTCACTCTTCTCGCCGCCTGTTTCTTCGTCGGAGGCATCTTCGCCCGCTCAGTGACGCGCGTCGACGACGCTGTTCTGCCCATGGTCGCGCTCACGCCTGTCGGTGTTGAGAATCCCATCATCCTCGACGCTGGCTGCGGCTCGGGCCGTACCACCATAGCGCTCGCCCGCGCGCTCACCCAGGGAACCATCGTCGCCCTCGACCGCTTCGACGCTGGTTACATCGAGGGTGGTGGCCGCACGCTCATCGAGCAAAATCTCCGCCTAGCCGGCTTGCGAGACCGCGTTCGCATCACCCCCGGCGACATCACCCGGCTCGGCTTGCCTGACGCTACCTTCGACGCGGCCGTGAGTGCCCACGCCATGGATCACCTCGGCCGCTCCACCGCCCAGGGCCTCCGCGAAATCCACCGCGTCCTCAAGCCCGGTGCGCGCTTCCTGCTCATTGTCTGGGTTCCCGGATGGACCATGTTCACCATCGCCAATGTGCTTTCGTTCTTCCTGGCCTCGCCTCGCGTATGGCGCCGCCGAGTAGCCGAAGCCGGCTTCCGCCTCGCCGATGAAGGCCGCTTCAACGGCTACTGGTTCGCCGTCCTCGAGCGCCCTGACTGA
- a CDS encoding carboxypeptidase regulatory-like domain-containing protein codes for MLFTEQVFKKPSVGPMGKRCVVWMWVLLFTLVGPSVQLLRAQANSGLTGSVTDPSGAAIPGATITFLNTATGISSQVASSSVGLYSVALAPGSYNVSVESPGFRRYQATQVLVEVGATPTFNIKMNMGAETQTVQVSEGNSIELNTTEPQLDTMLPPAEVSALPLEISGNIRQITSFGTLSPGVRSGPYGTLTVEGGNPKQINSSGSYYNGLPLVTASAINSDPPFEMVDEFRMLRSAFSSRYGMTQGAVAYNMRSGTNKLHGDVFAINRNNAFDSAGFFPSKFDANGKPVAPIDREINWGGSVGGPVVLPHLYNGHNRTFFLGSVDIFSQNQGITSIGTVPTPAMKNGDFSQFVDASGKLIPIYDPQTGQQFSCNGQLNVICPNRIDPLSQSLLQYLPDPDTPGNNFGLVANKLPAIQSVPFKTQAWGLTVNHALSSTQNLGFTWWRNHYSVVQESTPPIVPKSNPLTGEQSGIDNTNVWLGTYQKTVTPNLLFTIGLAAEDKMQDYVGDNQNVSFPGVTNGKTLPIITFSGQNAPTGWGDVWSGLINYYVDNFGWNIVNNWMWTRGRHTLNMGGEYHHYMAHTISDYGSGEFDFHQSTTSVPNSADPNFGKYGSGFASFLLGLPDSASRTAKTETQFYTQDYSPYIQDDIKLTSKLTVSAGLRWDVMVPYKLTQNNNVWLNPTAPNPAAGNLPGAATAFGNCTGCSGVDRAAIHWKNFGPHVGFAYAFDPRTVVHAGYIINFLGFNSAYGQGEGVGGAVSLASLLGGSFTVNGTGSNVPGYGPWTANGTPNPLPTVSTTPFSPSLGVAQTINYFNPNQDGRAPMYQAWNASVQRQLGWNTLITVAYSANRVTHLTGYNINPISQPDPSVLQYGSLLTDNINSPQAQAAGFSAPYADFSSQFKGGATVFQSLKNFPQYSNVARAFDQAGTTYYNALQIQADKHTGNGLTFLASLTLPRQYDNLATPLNRYNPSPEFVITSDTWESKIATTYQLPIGKGQRFLNQGQLGRWIGGWEVAGILTYNNGGTVQISQSGQGLNGLNRPNVVPGVKRWSGNWDKVKPYFEGKGPLTPVFSNDAFANTGSQFVLGNSKRAYDSIRGPHYPGENLSLRKLFRITEGTSLSLRMDYFNAFNRTQIAWPQGTNINASNFGYINSKFTAANRQGQIQAMFNF; via the coding sequence ATGCTTTTCACGGAACAAGTATTCAAAAAGCCCAGCGTCGGACCAATGGGAAAGCGGTGCGTCGTGTGGATGTGGGTGCTGCTTTTCACATTGGTGGGCCCGTCAGTTCAACTTCTCCGCGCGCAGGCAAATAGTGGCCTCACGGGTTCCGTGACGGACCCGTCCGGCGCAGCCATTCCGGGCGCGACGATTACCTTCCTCAACACCGCGACCGGGATCAGCTCTCAGGTCGCTTCCTCCTCGGTCGGACTGTACAGCGTCGCTCTGGCGCCTGGAAGTTACAACGTGTCTGTCGAGTCACCCGGGTTCCGGAGGTACCAGGCGACCCAGGTGCTGGTGGAAGTAGGCGCTACTCCCACGTTCAATATCAAGATGAATATGGGCGCGGAGACCCAGACGGTTCAGGTTTCCGAAGGCAATTCCATCGAACTCAATACCACCGAGCCGCAGCTCGATACCATGCTCCCGCCGGCCGAAGTGTCAGCCCTGCCGCTGGAGATCAGCGGCAACATCCGCCAGATCACCAGCTTCGGCACGCTCTCACCCGGCGTCAGATCTGGTCCGTATGGCACGCTAACGGTGGAAGGTGGCAACCCCAAGCAGATCAATTCATCGGGCAGCTACTACAACGGCCTGCCGCTGGTCACTGCGTCGGCCATCAACTCCGATCCCCCGTTCGAAATGGTGGATGAGTTCCGTATGCTTCGTTCCGCGTTCTCGTCTCGCTATGGCATGACACAGGGTGCGGTCGCGTACAACATGCGTTCCGGCACCAACAAGCTGCACGGCGATGTGTTCGCTATCAACCGCAACAACGCTTTCGATTCGGCCGGGTTCTTTCCATCTAAGTTCGATGCGAACGGCAAGCCGGTTGCTCCCATCGATCGCGAAATCAACTGGGGTGGCAGCGTTGGCGGTCCGGTCGTTCTGCCTCACCTCTACAACGGACACAACCGGACATTCTTCCTGGGCAGTGTAGATATCTTCAGCCAGAATCAGGGCATTACCAGCATCGGCACCGTTCCTACGCCTGCGATGAAGAACGGCGACTTCAGCCAGTTCGTCGACGCGAGTGGCAAGCTGATCCCGATCTACGATCCGCAGACCGGCCAGCAGTTCTCGTGCAACGGCCAGCTCAATGTCATCTGCCCGAACCGAATTGACCCGCTGAGCCAGTCTCTCTTGCAGTACCTTCCGGACCCCGACACACCGGGCAACAACTTCGGCCTGGTAGCCAACAAGCTACCGGCGATTCAGTCGGTTCCCTTCAAAACGCAGGCCTGGGGACTCACCGTGAACCACGCCCTGAGCTCAACCCAGAACCTCGGCTTCACCTGGTGGCGCAATCACTACTCCGTAGTGCAGGAGTCAACTCCGCCCATCGTTCCCAAGTCCAACCCCCTCACCGGTGAGCAGTCGGGCATCGACAACACCAACGTGTGGCTCGGAACCTATCAGAAAACCGTCACCCCGAACCTTCTCTTCACCATCGGCCTGGCCGCGGAAGACAAGATGCAGGACTACGTGGGTGACAACCAGAATGTTAGCTTCCCCGGTGTCACCAACGGCAAGACGCTTCCCATCATCACGTTCAGCGGCCAGAACGCCCCTACCGGCTGGGGCGACGTGTGGAGCGGCCTGATCAACTACTATGTCGACAATTTCGGTTGGAACATCGTCAACAACTGGATGTGGACCCGTGGCCGTCACACGCTGAACATGGGTGGGGAGTACCACCACTACATGGCGCACACCATCAGCGACTACGGCAGTGGCGAGTTCGATTTCCACCAGTCCACCACGTCGGTTCCGAACTCCGCAGATCCGAACTTCGGCAAATACGGCAGCGGCTTCGCGAGCTTCCTGCTCGGGCTGCCTGACTCGGCCAGCCGCACCGCCAAGACCGAGACCCAGTTCTACACCCAGGATTACTCGCCCTACATTCAGGACGACATTAAGCTCACCAGCAAGTTGACCGTCAGTGCCGGCCTGCGGTGGGACGTGATGGTTCCCTACAAGCTGACCCAGAACAACAACGTGTGGCTGAACCCAACGGCTCCGAATCCTGCCGCCGGCAACCTTCCTGGCGCCGCGACCGCATTCGGCAACTGCACCGGCTGCTCCGGTGTCGATCGCGCCGCAATTCACTGGAAGAACTTCGGTCCACACGTCGGCTTTGCCTACGCCTTCGATCCAAGAACGGTTGTCCACGCCGGCTACATCATCAACTTCCTCGGTTTCAACAGCGCCTATGGACAGGGTGAGGGCGTCGGCGGCGCAGTGAGCCTGGCATCGCTCCTGGGCGGAAGCTTCACCGTAAATGGCACCGGGAGCAACGTTCCCGGTTACGGACCGTGGACGGCTAACGGTACTCCCAACCCGCTACCCACCGTCTCCACCACCCCCTTCAGCCCCTCGCTTGGCGTGGCCCAGACGATCAACTACTTCAATCCCAATCAGGACGGCCGTGCTCCTATGTATCAGGCGTGGAATGCCAGCGTGCAGCGTCAGCTCGGCTGGAACACGCTCATCACCGTGGCGTACTCCGCCAACCGCGTGACACATCTGACCGGCTACAACATCAACCCGATCAGTCAGCCCGATCCTTCCGTGCTCCAATACGGCTCACTGCTTACTGACAACATCAACTCGCCTCAGGCACAGGCAGCCGGGTTCAGCGCACCGTATGCCGACTTCTCCAGCCAGTTCAAGGGCGGCGCAACGGTGTTCCAGTCGCTGAAGAACTTTCCGCAGTACTCGAACGTGGCGCGGGCCTTCGATCAGGCCGGAACCACCTACTACAACGCACTGCAGATCCAGGCTGACAAGCACACCGGTAACGGTCTCACGTTCCTCGCTTCTTTGACCCTGCCGCGCCAGTACGACAATCTCGCTACGCCGCTAAACCGCTACAATCCGTCGCCGGAGTTCGTCATCACGAGCGACACCTGGGAAAGCAAGATCGCCACCACCTACCAGTTGCCCATCGGCAAGGGACAGAGGTTCCTGAATCAGGGCCAGCTGGGCCGCTGGATTGGCGGTTGGGAAGTGGCCGGCATTCTCACCTACAACAACGGCGGCACGGTGCAGATCTCGCAGAGCGGCCAGGGCCTGAACGGACTGAACCGCCCCAACGTTGTTCCCGGAGTCAAGAGGTGGTCCGGCAACTGGGATAAGGTAAAGCCCTACTTCGAAGGGAAAGGCCCCCTCACCCCGGTGTTCAGCAACGATGCCTTCGCCAACACGGGAAGCCAGTTTGTGCTGGGCAACTCGAAGAGAGCTTATGACTCGATCCGCGGACCTCATTATCCCGGAGAGAACCTGAGCCTCCGCAAGCTCTTCCGCATCACCGAGGGCACTTCGCTCTCGCTGCGCATGGACTACTTCAACGCATTTAACCGAACTCAGATCGCCTGGCCGCAGGGCACGAACATCAACGCCTCGAACTTCGGCTACATCAACAGCAAGTTCACGGCCGCAAACCGCCAGGGCCAGATCCAAGCCATGTTCAACTTCTAA
- a CDS encoding TetR/AcrR family transcriptional regulator, with amino-acid sequence MQRTLNDLRQALLRLMVERGYEPLTVQDILDRAGVGRATFYQHFRGKDDLLRRSLEPLREHLLEEWKRAAAEAGEGGAPLGFVLPFLRHVDSQRALYRATVGRESWAIVHREIKRMLTEFAAESAKGMRARSLVTEAAPQYVAGALMNVVVWWLESRAKATAEEMNEVFVRMTGAALGTMQKA; translated from the coding sequence GTGCAGCGCACGTTGAACGACCTGCGGCAGGCACTGCTGAGACTGATGGTAGAGCGGGGCTATGAGCCGCTGACCGTGCAGGACATTCTGGATCGGGCGGGCGTGGGGAGAGCTACCTTCTACCAGCATTTTCGGGGTAAGGACGATCTGCTGCGGAGGTCACTGGAACCGCTGCGCGAGCACCTGCTGGAGGAGTGGAAACGGGCCGCTGCGGAGGCGGGCGAGGGTGGCGCTCCGCTGGGATTCGTCCTGCCGTTTCTAAGGCATGTGGACAGCCAGAGGGCGCTGTATCGGGCGACGGTGGGACGGGAGAGCTGGGCGATCGTGCATCGTGAGATCAAGCGGATGCTGACGGAGTTTGCGGCCGAGTCCGCGAAGGGTATGCGGGCGAGGAGCCTGGTGACGGAGGCGGCTCCGCAATATGTGGCAGGTGCGCTGATGAACGTGGTGGTGTGGTGGCTGGAGAGCAGGGCGAAGGCGACTGCGGAGGAGATGAACGAGGTGTTTGTAAGGATGACCGGTGCGGCGCTGGGAACCATGCAGAAGGCGTAG
- a CDS encoding M20/M25/M40 family metallo-hydrolase: MRVRAVIGWVGVGMGVALAPIGVRSQGAVGASQVDAATRQAVVKLGGQLMMAGKAYDYDRQLADELGPRLTGSDNYIKAADWAVGEFKRLGLTNVHKDEWEITNTWEPEEWATARITAPREMRLHLESDGWSPSTPKGGVKGRVFYLKALTEEAIKTGAPDIKDAIVLLDRDSMEGPLLWGKSLDLVDMMAKEGAKAFLLGVGAQDNVPVMFGLTGNNGAVAPVPVANVGKEDTLLLRRMLEKGPVQVEFSFKNKVRDHVKVPNVVADIPGTDGSGEYVLIGGHLDSWQLGTGAQDNGTGAASVMAVAEAVKASGIQPKRTMRFALFGGEEEGLLGSIHYAQMHTAELAKCAGVFITDTGASAPTGWYVYGRDDERKMLEALKPQLSALDAAGISDDGRFTFATDHGPFLVQGVPAFVLWTPFEEYHKIHHKPSDTFDKVNQRDLNLGTAVVGITALTVADSAQPLKHYSQAEMEEQLKKIKEYDEYKDMVDHKML, translated from the coding sequence GTGCGAGTAAGAGCGGTGATTGGGTGGGTTGGAGTGGGGATGGGGGTTGCTCTGGCGCCGATTGGGGTGAGGTCGCAGGGGGCGGTTGGAGCTAGCCAGGTGGATGCGGCGACGCGGCAGGCGGTGGTGAAGCTGGGCGGGCAGTTGATGATGGCGGGCAAGGCTTATGACTATGACCGGCAACTGGCCGATGAGCTGGGGCCGCGGCTGACGGGGTCGGACAACTATATAAAGGCCGCCGATTGGGCCGTGGGGGAGTTCAAGCGGCTGGGGCTGACGAACGTCCATAAGGACGAGTGGGAGATTACGAATACGTGGGAGCCAGAAGAGTGGGCTACGGCGCGGATTACGGCTCCGCGAGAGATGCGGCTGCACCTGGAGAGCGACGGGTGGAGTCCTTCAACGCCGAAGGGTGGCGTGAAGGGGCGCGTGTTCTATCTAAAGGCGTTGACCGAGGAGGCGATCAAGACGGGGGCGCCCGATATTAAGGATGCGATTGTGCTGCTGGATCGAGATTCGATGGAGGGGCCATTGCTGTGGGGTAAGAGCCTCGACTTGGTGGACATGATGGCGAAAGAGGGCGCGAAGGCGTTTCTGCTGGGAGTTGGGGCACAGGATAATGTGCCGGTGATGTTTGGGTTGACCGGCAACAACGGAGCGGTGGCCCCGGTTCCCGTGGCGAACGTGGGGAAGGAAGATACGTTGCTGCTGCGCCGGATGCTGGAGAAGGGGCCGGTGCAGGTGGAATTCAGCTTCAAGAACAAGGTTCGGGACCATGTGAAGGTGCCGAATGTGGTGGCGGATATTCCGGGGACGGATGGCAGCGGTGAGTACGTGCTGATTGGAGGGCACCTGGATTCCTGGCAACTGGGAACGGGGGCGCAGGATAACGGCACGGGCGCGGCGAGCGTGATGGCAGTGGCAGAGGCGGTGAAGGCTAGCGGGATCCAGCCGAAGCGGACGATGCGGTTTGCGCTGTTCGGCGGGGAAGAAGAGGGACTGCTGGGATCGATCCATTACGCGCAGATGCATACAGCGGAGCTGGCGAAGTGCGCGGGGGTGTTCATCACGGATACGGGCGCGTCGGCTCCGACGGGATGGTACGTGTATGGCCGGGACGACGAGCGGAAGATGCTGGAGGCTCTGAAGCCGCAACTCTCAGCTCTGGATGCGGCTGGGATCTCCGATGACGGGCGATTTACGTTCGCGACAGATCATGGGCCGTTCCTGGTGCAGGGTGTGCCGGCCTTCGTGCTGTGGACGCCGTTCGAGGAGTATCACAAGATCCACCACAAGCCGAGCGACACGTTCGACAAGGTGAACCAGCGGGATTTGAACCTTGGAACTGCAGTCGTAGGAATCACCGCCCTGACCGTGGCTGACTCGGCCCAGCCGCTGAAGCACTATTCGCAGGCGGAGATGGAAGAGCAGTTGAAGAAGATCAAGGAATACGACGAGTACAAGGACATGGTGGATCACAAGATGCTCTAG
- a CDS encoding RraA family protein, which yields MKDARQGTATGVTARRAKRFIFSLVFALVTVLVIFPAVASRKARGATHEVGRPVQVGNAQSAAANEHDPATLLQAYRHVEVASVSDAIEQLLGRRMYLSHGMQPLFPSHFAGYAVTVRMEKQENHDPHAVDGMLEAIDRGKKDSVYVMSIEDGADVAGMGGLMGTAMAARDFAGAIIDGAVRDTAYLKKIGFPVYSTGIAPSTLVGHYRCAGSEVPVAIEGVTIRPGDIIAADHDGVVVVPRERAEDILKLAQQLDFKEHSMYPLIEKTRSIEAAVKQFGRL from the coding sequence ATGAAGGATGCTCGTCAAGGAACGGCCACAGGGGTGACAGCGCGCCGGGCGAAGCGCTTCATTTTCTCATTGGTGTTTGCACTGGTTACCGTGCTCGTAATCTTTCCTGCTGTGGCATCGAGGAAGGCACGCGGTGCCACGCATGAAGTGGGAAGGCCCGTTCAGGTGGGGAACGCACAATCCGCGGCGGCCAATGAACATGATCCGGCAACACTGCTCCAGGCTTACCGCCATGTTGAAGTGGCATCCGTCTCCGACGCCATCGAACAGCTTCTGGGGCGGCGCATGTACCTATCGCACGGGATGCAGCCGCTGTTTCCATCGCATTTTGCGGGGTATGCCGTCACCGTGCGCATGGAGAAGCAGGAGAATCACGACCCACACGCTGTGGATGGGATGCTCGAAGCGATCGATCGTGGGAAGAAAGACTCCGTTTACGTTATGTCCATCGAGGATGGAGCGGACGTGGCTGGCATGGGCGGGCTGATGGGCACGGCAATGGCGGCGCGTGACTTTGCGGGAGCGATTATCGATGGCGCGGTTCGCGACACTGCGTATCTCAAGAAGATAGGCTTCCCGGTCTACTCAACCGGTATCGCGCCATCCACGCTGGTGGGGCACTACAGATGTGCGGGAAGCGAGGTGCCTGTGGCGATTGAGGGGGTGACTATCCGTCCCGGTGACATCATCGCCGCAGATCACGATGGAGTGGTTGTCGTACCGCGCGAGCGCGCAGAAGATATCCTCAAGCTCGCGCAGCAGTTGGATTTCAAAGAACACTCGATGTACCCGCTGATCGAAAAGACAAGGTCGATCGAGGCGGCGGTAAAGCAGTTCGGCAGGCTCTAG
- a CDS encoding sulfatase family protein yields the protein MIAAATVSAQGEPLLATKATPIESSATSSLPRRPNILWITGEGVPQPALSCYGGRLLQTPNIDRIANEGIRFENSFCTNGLCAPSRATLLTGTYSHVNGILGNPEFYSLGDPPSRFDAAQETVAKILKRNGYQTGMVGKWHLPVNPAKAGFDYFVYKEGAGGPYYEPTGFLGNPSLGSEEIQKFRYEGYETDVMTDLCLKGLKQFKQPWFMMMQFFNTHRPWDPPHKYEHLYDDVRIPEPGTFWDNYDHRASPAGRARMRIEDMPDFNPPADLTGRQRKQWNYQRYMRRFFGTLRSQDDNIGRLFQYLDQNGLTGNTIIVYTCDHGFFLGDHGWFDKRFMYEQAIRIPWMIRCPGAAGRGTVRNDWVINIDNAPTILDLVGLPIPAEMQGKSIAPILRGQSLPGERPALYYHYYEFGTPHWVAPHYGIRTERYKLISYYTRNEWELFDLEKDPDEMENLVIDNGRHIQQGYDTVFKDLLAQLTQLRERYNDNTGYPVKFAPPGD from the coding sequence ATGATCGCCGCCGCAACGGTGAGTGCACAGGGAGAGCCGCTACTCGCGACGAAAGCCACGCCAATCGAGAGCAGTGCAACAAGCTCCTTGCCCAGGCGCCCCAACATCCTCTGGATCACCGGAGAGGGTGTGCCCCAGCCGGCGTTGAGCTGTTACGGAGGACGTCTCCTACAGACGCCGAACATCGACCGCATTGCCAACGAAGGCATCCGGTTTGAAAATTCCTTCTGCACGAATGGGCTCTGCGCGCCAAGCCGGGCCACTTTGCTGACGGGCACCTACAGCCATGTGAACGGAATTCTCGGGAACCCGGAGTTCTATAGTTTGGGAGACCCGCCCTCGCGTTTCGATGCGGCGCAGGAGACCGTTGCCAAGATCCTAAAGCGGAATGGGTACCAGACTGGCATGGTGGGCAAGTGGCATCTGCCGGTGAATCCAGCCAAGGCCGGCTTTGATTACTTCGTCTACAAGGAGGGCGCGGGCGGCCCGTATTACGAGCCCACCGGATTTCTTGGCAATCCCAGCCTCGGCAGCGAGGAAATTCAGAAGTTTCGCTACGAGGGATATGAGACAGATGTCATGACCGACCTGTGTCTCAAAGGGTTGAAGCAGTTCAAGCAGCCGTGGTTCATGATGATGCAGTTTTTCAACACGCACCGGCCGTGGGACCCCCCGCATAAGTACGAACACCTTTATGACGACGTGCGGATTCCCGAGCCGGGTACGTTCTGGGACAACTATGATCACCGCGCCAGCCCCGCGGGCAGAGCGAGAATGCGCATTGAAGACATGCCGGACTTCAATCCACCGGCAGATCTGACGGGGCGCCAGCGCAAACAGTGGAATTATCAGAGATATATGCGTCGCTTTTTCGGAACTCTGCGTTCTCAGGACGACAATATCGGCCGCCTGTTCCAATACCTGGATCAGAACGGACTCACCGGCAACACGATCATCGTCTACACCTGCGATCACGGATTCTTCCTCGGCGATCACGGCTGGTTTGACAAGCGCTTCATGTATGAGCAGGCAATCCGGATTCCCTGGATGATCCGTTGCCCCGGCGCTGCTGGACGAGGCACGGTGCGCAACGACTGGGTGATCAACATCGATAATGCGCCCACGATTCTCGACCTGGTGGGCCTGCCCATTCCGGCGGAGATGCAGGGCAAGAGCATCGCGCCCATTCTGCGCGGGCAGAGTTTGCCCGGCGAGCGTCCCGCTCTCTACTATCACTACTACGAGTTCGGTACGCCGCATTGGGTGGCGCCGCATTATGGAATTCGCACCGAACGCTACAAGCTGATCAGCTACTACACTCGCAATGAGTGGGAGCTGTTCGACCTGGAGAAGGATCCCGATGAGATGGAAAACCTCGTCATCGATAACGGACGGCACATCCAGCAGGGATACGACACCGTCTTCAAGGACCTGTTGGCACAGTTGACGCAGCTGCGGGAGCGATACAACGACAACACCGGCTACCCGGTCAAGTTCGCGCCCCCGGGCGATTGA